Part of the Virgibacillus natechei genome is shown below.
GTAACTGTTCAATTTCCTAAAGAAGTAATCGGGAATGGCATGAAGGCAGAAGATCTCGAATTAGATATTAGGTATGAAGATGAAGCATTGATCATACTTAATAAGCCGGCAGGAATGGCTATTCTTCCATCTGTCAATCATCCCTCAGGAACAATTGCAAATGGCTTATTAGGCTATTATAAAAGAAATAAAATATCTTATACCATACATGTGGTCACAAGGCTGGACCGGGATACATCTGGATTGGTTCTAATAGCCAAACATCGATTCAGTCATTCGCTGCTCTTTAGTTCTCAAAAAAAGGGGGCAGTTAAACGAAAATATAAAGCAGTTATCGAGGGACATCTCGATAAGAAACAGGGGATAATCAATCAACCTATTGCCAGGAAAGGAAACTCCATTATTGAACGTACAGTAGCGGATGCGGGAAAAGAAGCCATTACGCACTATAACGTCATCCAGGAGTCAACGAATCATTCCTTAGTAGAAATTGAACTTGAAACAGGAAGAACACACCAAATCAGAGTGCATTTTACCCACCTTGGTCATCCAATAGCTGGAGATGATCTATATGGTGGTTCTACTGACAAAGTAGCACAACAAGCATTGCATTGTTTTGCACTTCAATTTGAACATCCGTACACGATGGAAGAAATGCAATTTCATTCTCCATTACGTACGGATATCAAACAGTTGATTTCTACCTAAAATAACTGAACTTTTCGTCCACAAAGGGTTGTTTTGATGGGACGGCTGCTATTTTTTCTTCGGGTAAACGAAAAGCACTTAGCGCATTACCAAACACACAGCCTGTATCAATATTAACTGTTTTATTTATAAACCGCGGTTCTATCACGGGTGTGTGTCCATAAACAATCCATTGATTTCCCATATAGTTTTGTGCCCAGTCTCCGCGTATTGGGCGCCCATCTTCATCAAATTTCCCAGTAATATCCCCGTAAAGTACAAATGTTTCTACTTTATTATCGGTACGCCCTATATACGATTCCCTTATCCCAGCATGTGCTACTACCGCCCCAGCCTCAGGGAGTTGTAAATAAAGGGGAGATGCTTCAATCAAGGTCATGAACTTCTTTTTTATACGCTCCTGTTCCTGTTTATCCAGACGTTTATATTCCGCAACAGTTGTTTCCAATCCATGACGTACATGAACATTATTGCCTAGAAAGTAACGGTATAATTTATTACAATGGTTTCCTGGTACATATTTTGCTTTATGATGAACGATAACCATTTCATAAACAAGTTTGATGACTTGTAGAGAAGCGGGTCCTCTGTCTGTGATATCGCCTAGGAACACAGGTATTCTGCCTTCAGGGTGGATATAAATAGTGTTCTCTTGCTTGTAACCTAACCGATCAAATAATTCATGCAATTCCTCGATACAGCCGTGTACATCTCCAATAACATCAATTTTCATGACACATTGCCACCTTGTCTTAGTCTTATAGTTAGTGTACATGATTTTGCTTCATTTATCACAATTAACGGGCAGACCAACTCAATAGGCTACACGTAAATACTCGTCTCGCTGAAAACACTAGCCACTGCGACACAATTCAAATAATGGGTTCATATAATGAGTTGAGCAAATTTTATGAAGGAGAGATCATCGTATGGCAAAAAAGAAATTCGCGAAAGATCCATTGCTTTATATTAGTCAGCCAACTACAAACGCTACAGAAGCACCGATGCAATACAATTATACGTCCCCGAAAAAGAGACGCAATCATATAGCGGACCAGCGTACATCAGAACAGGCAGCCCAGCCTACTCATAGAAGGCCGCTAAAAAGAAATTTTTTTAAACAAGAATTAAATCAAGTGGAGGAAGCAGAATCTGAAAGTGAAGAGAGTAATGATGAGGAAGTAAACAAGGAAGATGAACAACAAGAACGAGAGGTAGAAGAAAGAGAAACACGAAAGTTTAAGGATATGACATTAAAAGAAAAAGTTTATTATTTTATGAATCAATCTGATTATACACCTAAAATGAGGTGTGAAATTAAAACAAAGGAAAGGACATATCGAGGAACTATTAATGACTTTCAAGATGAGGAAGTGCATATGCGAGTTGGTAAACGGGCATCAAATACAAAAATTGCGATGGAAGAAATAACATCAATCCGAATGCTAGGATTTTAAAATAGGCTTATTTTTTAATACTAGAAGCATTGACTGCTAAAAGCCGACTTTACAATTAATTCCATTTTAATAGCAAGTGAACGAAACAAAACACACCAGGAAAAGGAGGAGGTAATCCAACTTTCCAATGGTGTGTTTTAGTAGATGGGAAAGTGTAAAACTTTCCTATCTGTATGAGTGCGGTCTTTGGCGATTCGCCTAAGGCTTGCACTTTTAAATATATTTTTTCTGTTAGTTAAAGTGCGTTAACTGCTGGCAAGCAAGTAACATGACAGAAACAATTTAGGTCTACCGTTAGGCAGATTCCAGTAGCAAGTAATGGTTCTGTGCATTGATGAACAGGACTTTTTGGATCTTTGTCTGCATCATTTGGATCTCTTAATAATTCAAGTGTAGCACAACAATCTTTGTCGACACTCTTAACTCTAAAGAAAAAGCTGGATGTCATATGGCCAATATCATTTGGATGTGCACCATACCCTTTAAATGGTTTACAACTATCCTTACAGTACAAAATCACCGGTACCGTATCCAACCCATTGCCTGAATCCCTCTCTCCTAATAAATCACTAATTGATTGTTCGCAACTTGTGTCACAGCAATTCTCTACAACATCCGTTTGTGCGTCAACGATATCTTTTAGAATATCACATACGCAGTTACCTGTTTCAAACCCTTTTCCACAACCCATGAATTATATCTCCTTTCAAGATTGAAATTGACTTAGTTGTCTTTACTAGAATATGTCTTTAGGGTTGGATTGTGTGGGCATTCATCTTTATCTGAAGACATTTATTAGAAAGAAATAAGGGCTGATAACGACACCCAGTGAATTAACCTTACATAGACTGCTAATGAGACAAATCTGTAAAGGAGTGTATGAAGGTGTCTGAAAAAAAACAGGTTATCCATGTTAAGGATTTAGTGATTAAAGCAGATAATGTAATTATTGAAGGGACACAGCAACAGCAACGACGTCGTGATCCATTCTTTGGTCGTTATATAGAAGATGACCGGAGTAAGGATGTGGAAGCTGCGCAGGATGTTGAACACAAACCCCAGGAAGAAAATAAGGATGATGATGGTGAGGATGAGGATAAAGAAAGTGAACCTAGGTTTGAAAGAAGACCTTTTTCTTGGTTTTAAGCAACTATATTTAGCTGCTTTTCTTTTTAGCAGATAGGAAACCACCATGGCTCGCCTTGAGCGAGCCACCATTTACCATAAAAATGAATTTGTTTTCATACAAAAGTATAAACTTTCTAAAAAGTAAATGACATATTTCACTGAAAATAGGGTATAGTTAAATAAGAAGGTATAAGAGGGAGTATAAAACTTTCCTATATGCATAAGTAGGGGCTCTGCCATTTACCGAAAGCTTGGATGCCAATTTTTCTAAAAGATTATTTTTTACTAGTAGCCGAATGCACGTAAACGCTTTGGATATATATATCATATTTTACGGGGGTGTAACCATTGGGATACATTTTACCAATAACAAATCACCAATATAATGCTTATCAAAACCGTATCATGGAAGATAAACGAATTCCTCAAAATGTAGAAAAGCCATTTAAAGTTGTTTTAGAAAAGCGGCATCAAGAGTTAACGAAAGAATATGATCGCTTGCATCGTCCGATGGATATACAGGCTAACAAACACGAAAAACTAAATGCGGAGAAAATATATAATCAATTAACAGGGAAAGGAACACATTTTAACAAAATTATTTAGAATATTTAACAAAAATATTTTTAGCAGATAGGCAATTATAAAACTCACCTACTGCATAGATGTCTTCCGCCTACCCATTAAAAGGCTTAGCGAATGCCAAGCCCACTAGGTGTACTCGTGCTACAGTAGCATATAGCAACAACATATACGAAAACCACCTTATTCAAGTAAGGTATGATGGATAAGTGGCTGCAGTTATTGCGGCCTATTTACTTATCGAATTTTTGATGGTTTCTGTTTACAAAAGGCAATATATACAGCATTTTCCCCTGTGTGTACTCAGCATAAAACACTTCTTCAACGGTCTCGAAACCTTGTACGTTTAATTGTTGAAGCAGCCATTCTTCTGTAAGGCTACTTTCCGTGAGGTTATCATAAATTATCTCGCCATCATTGATAAGTGTTGTAGAAATATGAACGTCTTCTGGTTCAACTGTTACATTCAAGTCTGCTTTGGTAGGAGGTTGATAAGGAGACTTCTTCAAAACCGATACTGTTCCATTTGTTTCCAGGATTGCGTGTTCAACTTCCTCAATAGAAAAAACATCTTTTCCTCTTAATAAATTTTTTAGCTGATGTATATCAAGTCGATTTTTTTTCATAACATCACGAATTAGCTCTCCCTTATATATGACAATAGC
Proteins encoded:
- a CDS encoding DUF421 domain-containing protein, which produces MNEFLPMLYETIFGFFALFLLTKVLGKTQISQLTPFDFIAAIILGELVGNALFDEKAGIPEIAFVIILWGSLLLSTEIITQKYKRTRALIEGSPAIVIYKGELIRDVMKKNRLDIHQLKNLLRGKDVFSIEEVEHAILETNGTVSVLKKSPYQPPTKADLNVTVEPEDVHISTTLINDGEIIYDNLTESSLTEEWLLQQLNVQGFETVEEVFYAEYTQGKMLYILPFVNRNHQKFDK
- a CDS encoding CotO family spore coat protein, with the translated sequence MAKKKFAKDPLLYISQPTTNATEAPMQYNYTSPKKRRNHIADQRTSEQAAQPTHRRPLKRNFFKQELNQVEEAESESEESNDEEVNKEDEQQEREVEERETRKFKDMTLKEKVYYFMNQSDYTPKMRCEIKTKERTYRGTINDFQDEEVHMRVGKRASNTKIAMEEITSIRMLGF
- the prpE gene encoding bis(5'-nucleosyl)-tetraphosphatase PrpE, with product MKIDVIGDVHGCIEELHELFDRLGYKQENTIYIHPEGRIPVFLGDITDRGPASLQVIKLVYEMVIVHHKAKYVPGNHCNKLYRYFLGNNVHVRHGLETTVAEYKRLDKQEQERIKKKFMTLIEASPLYLQLPEAGAVVAHAGIRESYIGRTDNKVETFVLYGDITGKFDEDGRPIRGDWAQNYMGNQWIVYGHTPVIEPRFINKTVNIDTGCVFGNALSAFRLPEEKIAAVPSKQPFVDEKFSYFR
- a CDS encoding CotY/CotZ family spore coat protein; translation: MGCGKGFETGNCVCDILKDIVDAQTDVVENCCDTSCEQSISDLLGERDSGNGLDTVPVILYCKDSCKPFKGYGAHPNDIGHMTSSFFFRVKSVDKDCCATLELLRDPNDADKDPKSPVHQCTEPLLATGICLTVDLNCFCHVTCLPAVNAL
- a CDS encoding RluA family pseudouridine synthase, which codes for MVYEVKWTITQDHDGMTIRDYLQTIRGFSRSMLKVVKFDGGNIEVNGYSQSVRYTISEGDLVTVQFPKEVIGNGMKAEDLELDIRYEDEALIILNKPAGMAILPSVNHPSGTIANGLLGYYKRNKISYTIHVVTRLDRDTSGLVLIAKHRFSHSLLFSSQKKGAVKRKYKAVIEGHLDKKQGIINQPIARKGNSIIERTVADAGKEAITHYNVIQESTNHSLVEIELETGRTHQIRVHFTHLGHPIAGDDLYGGSTDKVAQQALHCFALQFEHPYTMEEMQFHSPLRTDIKQLIST